One window of Saccharopolyspora phatthalungensis genomic DNA carries:
- the rpsO gene encoding 30S ribosomal protein S15 → MALSTEDKKQILAEYGLKDGDTGSPEAQVALLTKRIIGLTEHLKQHKHDHHSRRGLLLMVGRRRRLLNYLTKVDIERYRSLIQRLGLRR, encoded by the coding sequence GTGGCGTTGTCCACTGAAGACAAGAAGCAGATCCTGGCCGAGTACGGCCTGAAGGACGGCGACACCGGTTCGCCCGAGGCCCAGGTGGCCCTGCTGACCAAGCGGATCATCGGGCTGACCGAGCACCTCAAGCAGCACAAGCACGACCACCACTCGCGTCGTGGCCTGCTGCTGATGGTCGGTCGCCGCCGCCGACTGCTCAACTACCTGACCAAGGTGGACATCGAACGCTACCGTTCGCTGATCCAGCGACTCGGTCTGCGTCGTTGA
- the dapB gene encoding 4-hydroxy-tetrahydrodipicolinate reductase produces MNSPIKVGVLGARGRMGSEAVRAVDEARDTELVAAINREDGLTGLTDHGAQVAVDLTHPDAVLDNIRFCIEHGIHVVVGTSGLGTPELETVRSWLAERPEVGVLVAPNFAIGAVLSMRFAELAAKFFESVEIIELHHPKKADAPSGTAARTAQVVAQARADAGLGAVPDATTKELDGARGADVEGVRVHSVRMTGLVAHQEVLFGTEGETLTIRHDSYDRRSFMPGVLLSIREVGARPGLTVGLEALLGI; encoded by the coding sequence GTGAACAGCCCGATCAAGGTCGGCGTGCTGGGCGCCCGTGGGCGCATGGGCTCGGAAGCGGTTCGCGCCGTTGACGAAGCACGCGACACCGAACTGGTCGCCGCGATCAACCGCGAGGACGGCCTGACGGGGCTCACGGACCACGGCGCTCAGGTCGCCGTCGATCTCACCCACCCCGATGCCGTGCTGGACAACATCCGGTTCTGCATCGAGCACGGCATCCACGTGGTGGTCGGCACCAGCGGGCTCGGCACTCCGGAATTGGAGACCGTGCGCTCCTGGCTGGCCGAGCGGCCCGAGGTCGGTGTGCTGGTCGCGCCGAACTTCGCGATCGGAGCGGTGCTGTCGATGCGGTTCGCCGAGCTGGCCGCGAAGTTCTTCGAGTCCGTGGAGATCATCGAGCTGCACCACCCGAAGAAGGCCGACGCGCCGTCCGGCACGGCCGCGCGCACCGCCCAGGTGGTCGCGCAGGCGCGCGCGGATGCGGGCCTGGGCGCGGTGCCGGATGCGACGACCAAGGAACTCGACGGCGCCCGCGGGGCGGATGTCGAAGGCGTGCGGGTGCACTCGGTGCGGATGACCGGACTCGTCGCGCACCAAGAGGTCCTTTTCGGCACCGAAGGCGAGACCCTGACGATCCGGCACGATTCCTACGACCGCCGCTCGTTCATGCCGGGAGTGCTGCTTTCGATCCGTGAGGTCGGCGCTCGCCCGGGCCTGACCGTCGGCCTAGAAGCATTGCTGGGGATCTGA
- the truB gene encoding tRNA pseudouridine(55) synthase TruB, which produces MSEHSRKSRPTVPPGLLVIDKPAGMTSHDVVSRVRRIMGTRRVGHAGTLDPMATGVLVLGLERATKLLGHLALDTKAYLATIRLGAATTTDDAEGDVVSTVDASTVDEGAVRAGISALTGDIQQVPSAVSAVKINGRRAYELARSGESVELAARPVTVSRFDVLALRRTERTTELDVLVECSSGTYVRALARDLGAGLGVGGHLGELRRTRVGPFGLVTARTLQQLEAEPGLSMDLDQAVEAAFPRRNVDATVARALSHGQVVPAAGVEGTYGMFDPDGKAVALVRDRGRTAKPVLVIIPAN; this is translated from the coding sequence GTGTCCGAGCACTCCCGTAAAAGCCGCCCCACCGTTCCGCCCGGCCTGCTGGTGATCGACAAACCGGCGGGGATGACCTCGCACGACGTCGTGTCCCGGGTCCGCCGCATCATGGGCACCCGCCGGGTCGGGCACGCCGGAACGCTGGACCCGATGGCCACCGGCGTGCTGGTGCTGGGCCTGGAGCGCGCCACCAAGCTGCTCGGTCACCTGGCCCTGGACACCAAGGCATACCTGGCCACGATCCGACTGGGCGCCGCCACCACCACCGATGACGCCGAAGGCGACGTCGTATCCACTGTGGATGCTTCCACAGTGGACGAAGGTGCGGTCCGGGCCGGGATTTCGGCGCTGACCGGCGACATCCAGCAGGTGCCGAGCGCGGTCAGCGCGGTCAAGATCAACGGTCGGCGCGCCTACGAGCTAGCGCGCTCCGGCGAGAGCGTCGAGCTCGCGGCGCGGCCCGTCACCGTCTCGCGCTTCGACGTGCTGGCGTTGCGCCGCACCGAGCGCACCACCGAGCTGGACGTGCTGGTCGAGTGCTCGTCGGGGACCTACGTGCGCGCGCTGGCCCGGGATCTGGGCGCCGGGCTCGGTGTCGGCGGGCATCTCGGCGAGCTGCGCCGGACGCGGGTCGGCCCCTTCGGTCTCGTCACCGCGCGGACCCTGCAGCAGCTGGAAGCGGAGCCCGGGCTTTCGATGGATCTCGATCAGGCGGTCGAGGCGGCCTTTCCGCGCCGCAACGTCGACGCGACGGTAGCCCGCGCCCTCTCGCACGGGCAGGTCGTGCCGGCGGCCGGTGTCGAAGGCACCTACGGGATGTTCGACCCGGACGGCAAGGCGGTCGCCCTCGTCCGCGACCGTGGCCGGACCGCGAAACCGGTGTTGGTGATCATTCCGGCGAACTGA
- a CDS encoding CGNR zinc finger domain-containing protein encodes MDNADYAAVALRLANADLSTLDAVRAALHDEPWWADRLHEHDLPVLHGVTAGLRRALDAMVADDGETVLAEINTLLSAHPPRPRLSGHGGREGTPNWHVHVAGPDAPAVDEVAAAAAWGLAQGVVQHGTTRWGCCGAEGCHTYFLDTSTNQAKRFCSPRCANRMHVAAFRARRRDFNGNQGADFQLKSP; translated from the coding sequence ATGGATAACGCTGATTACGCAGCCGTGGCGCTCCGGCTCGCCAACGCCGACCTGAGCACCCTGGACGCGGTGCGCGCCGCGCTCCATGACGAGCCGTGGTGGGCCGACCGGTTGCACGAGCACGACCTACCGGTGCTGCACGGCGTGACCGCCGGGCTGCGCCGGGCGCTGGATGCGATGGTGGCCGACGACGGCGAAACCGTGTTGGCCGAGATCAACACGCTGTTGTCGGCGCATCCGCCGCGACCCCGGCTGTCCGGGCACGGCGGCCGCGAGGGCACCCCGAACTGGCACGTCCACGTGGCGGGGCCGGACGCACCTGCGGTCGACGAAGTCGCCGCCGCGGCGGCGTGGGGCCTAGCGCAGGGCGTCGTCCAGCACGGCACCACGCGCTGGGGGTGCTGCGGCGCCGAGGGCTGCCACACCTACTTCCTGGACACCTCGACGAACCAGGCCAAGCGCTTCTGCAGCCCGCGCTGCGCCAACCGCATGCACGTCGCGGCCTTCCGTGCCCGACGCCGCGATTTCAATGGAAACCAGGGCGCTGATTTCCAATTGAAATCGCCTTGA
- a CDS encoding M16 family metallopeptidase, with protein sequence MKQNQTRAGHLQRPGTTRVLGRTGDAAVRRTVLPGGLRLVTEPVPGVRSASVGIWVAVGSRDEGRPQAGAAHYLEHLLFKGTAKRTAVDIAQEIDTVGGELNAFTSKEHTCYYAHVLDQDLPLAIDMLCDVVFDAVNAKSDVDTERSVVLEEIAMRDDDPEDLLHELFTSAVLGDHPLGRSVLGTEDSITNMTRARVHGFYRRSYAMPKMVVAAAGNVDHGRVLRLLRKALGDRLDGDVQPAPPRMGRARLPKQQPLALHTDDTEQAHLLMGCRGFDRHDESRFALGVLNAALGGGMSSRLFQEIRERRGLAYSVYSATTAYSDAGTFSVYAGCAPDRLGEVVTVIRDVLAGVAADGLAEDEVERGRGQLRGGLVLGLEDSASRMSRIGKIELNYGRHYTVEQTLERIDAVTAEEVAKLAAELLRRPFTTAVVGPYDTPADLHVDFKGNRRADFH encoded by the coding sequence ATGAAGCAGAACCAGACACGCGCCGGGCACCTGCAGCGTCCCGGAACCACCCGGGTCCTCGGTCGCACTGGCGACGCGGCGGTGCGCCGCACGGTGCTGCCGGGCGGCCTACGACTGGTCACCGAACCCGTGCCGGGCGTGCGTTCGGCCTCGGTCGGGATCTGGGTCGCGGTGGGCTCGCGCGACGAAGGGCGGCCGCAGGCCGGCGCCGCGCACTACCTGGAGCATCTCCTGTTCAAGGGCACGGCCAAGCGCACCGCGGTGGACATCGCGCAGGAGATCGACACGGTCGGCGGCGAGCTGAACGCGTTCACATCCAAGGAGCACACCTGCTACTACGCGCACGTGCTGGACCAGGACCTGCCGCTGGCCATCGACATGCTTTGCGACGTGGTCTTTGACGCGGTGAACGCGAAGTCCGATGTGGACACTGAGCGCAGCGTGGTCCTGGAGGAGATCGCGATGCGCGACGACGACCCCGAGGATCTGCTGCACGAGCTGTTCACCTCGGCCGTGCTGGGTGACCACCCGCTCGGCCGCTCGGTGCTGGGCACCGAGGACTCCATCACCAACATGACTCGGGCCAGGGTGCACGGCTTCTACCGCCGCAGCTATGCGATGCCCAAGATGGTCGTCGCCGCGGCCGGGAATGTCGACCACGGCCGGGTGCTGCGGCTACTCCGCAAGGCGCTTGGCGACCGGCTGGACGGCGACGTGCAGCCCGCGCCGCCGCGCATGGGGCGGGCTCGGCTACCGAAGCAGCAGCCGCTGGCGCTGCACACCGACGACACCGAGCAGGCTCACCTGCTGATGGGTTGCCGCGGCTTCGACCGTCACGACGAGAGCCGGTTCGCGCTCGGGGTGCTCAACGCCGCGCTGGGCGGCGGCATGAGCTCGCGGCTTTTCCAGGAGATCCGCGAGCGCCGCGGCCTGGCCTACTCGGTGTACTCGGCGACCACGGCCTACTCGGACGCCGGGACATTCTCGGTGTACGCCGGCTGCGCCCCGGATCGGCTCGGTGAGGTCGTGACGGTGATCCGCGACGTGCTCGCCGGCGTCGCGGCCGACGGGCTGGCCGAAGACGAGGTGGAGCGCGGCCGGGGGCAGCTTCGCGGCGGCCTGGTGCTCGGCCTGGAGGACAGCGCCTCGCGGATGAGCCGGATCGGCAAGATCGAGCTGAACTACGGCAGGCACTACACGGTCGAGCAGACCCTGGAGCGCATCGACGCGGTCACCGCGGAGGAGGTGGCGAAGCTGGCCGCCGAGCTCTTGCGCCGTCCGTTCACCACGGCCGTCGTCGGCCCCTACGACACCCCTGCGGACCTGCACGTCGATTTCAAGGGAAATCGACGTGCGGATTTCCATTGA
- a CDS encoding DHH family phosphoesterase → MAEAARKLSEASDVTLFAHINPDADALGSALALGRALRRRGCTVRVSFGKPEQPPFSLRDLDGDGLVVPADEVPAAPPTLVVCDTGSLQRLGKLADRVAATIAAGGDVIVIDHHVSNTRYGTLHVVDEHAEATVMIVLRLLDELGEELDLPMARCLYAGLVTDTRSFRHASAWTHRVAARLLEAGVDPEATTRPLLDTHPFDWMNMLSRVLSEARLEPDAARGLGLVHATVRLAHSDGLRSEDVDSVIDVVRTTSEAEVAAVLKETAPKHWSVSLRADSRLDVGRAAAACGGGGHRLASGFTAQGSAEDIIAALRKALDEAPLL, encoded by the coding sequence GTGGCCGAGGCCGCTCGCAAGCTGTCCGAGGCCTCGGACGTGACGCTGTTCGCGCATATCAACCCGGACGCCGACGCGCTCGGTAGCGCACTCGCGCTGGGGCGGGCGCTGCGGCGGCGGGGCTGCACGGTGCGGGTGTCGTTCGGAAAGCCGGAGCAGCCGCCGTTCTCGCTGCGCGACCTGGACGGCGACGGGCTGGTGGTCCCCGCGGACGAGGTGCCTGCCGCTCCGCCCACGCTCGTCGTCTGCGACACCGGGAGTCTGCAGCGGCTCGGCAAGCTCGCCGACCGGGTCGCCGCGACGATCGCCGCGGGTGGCGATGTCATCGTGATCGACCACCACGTGTCCAACACGCGCTACGGCACGCTGCACGTGGTCGACGAGCACGCCGAGGCGACCGTGATGATCGTGCTCCGGTTGCTGGACGAGCTCGGCGAGGAACTCGACTTGCCCATGGCGCGGTGCCTCTACGCGGGCTTGGTCACCGATACCCGTTCTTTCCGGCACGCCAGCGCGTGGACGCATCGGGTGGCGGCGCGGCTGCTGGAGGCCGGGGTGGACCCGGAGGCGACCACCCGGCCGTTGCTGGACACGCACCCGTTCGACTGGATGAACATGCTGTCCCGGGTGCTCAGCGAGGCGCGGTTAGAGCCGGACGCGGCGCGGGGGCTCGGCTTGGTGCACGCGACGGTCCGGCTGGCACATTCCGATGGCCTGCGCAGCGAGGACGTGGACAGCGTCATCGACGTGGTGCGCACGACCAGCGAGGCGGAGGTGGCGGCGGTGCTCAAGGAGACCGCGCCGAAGCACTGGTCCGTTTCGCTGCGTGCCGACAGCCGGTTGGACGTCGGCCGCGCAGCGGCCGCATGCGGCGGTGGCGGGCACCGACTCGCCTCCGGTTTCACGGCCCAGGGCTCGGCGGAAGACATCATCGCGGCGCTGCGCAAGGCTCTCGACGAGGCGCCCCTGCTCTGA
- a CDS encoding polyribonucleotide nucleotidyltransferase: MLLPWASRTEESTLTEPQIDEGVYEASAVLDNGAFGTRTVRFETGRLAKQAAGSVVAYLDDDTMLLSATTASKQPKEHFDFFPLTVDVEERMYAAGRIPGSFFRREGRPSTDAILTCRLIDRPLRPSFVDGLRNEVQVVVTVMSLAPGDLYDVLAINAASASTQLSGLPFSGPIGSTRMALIDGQWVAFPTHEQLERAVFDMVVAGRIVGDDVAIMMVEAEATDKTVHLVADGAQAPTEEVVADGLEAAKPFIRTLCQAQQQLAQAAAKAVQEFPVFPAYAEDAFTAVEQAVSGELAEALKIAGKHERENRLDEIKAEVLEKVGTGEGQQFEGREKEIGAAFRSLTKKLVRQRIIRDQVRIDGRGLTDIRSLSAEVGVIPRAHGSALFERGETQILGVSTLNMLRLEQTIDSLSPETTKRYMHHYNFPPYSTGETGRVGSPKRREIGHGALAERALMPVLPSREEFPYALRQVSEALGSNGSTSMGSVCASTLSLLNAGVPLKAPVAGIAMGLVSDEVDGRTHYVALTDILGAEDAFGDMDFKVAGTKDFVTALQLDTKLDGIPSEVLAQALGQARDARFTILEVMAEAIGKPDEMSPHAPRVTAINIPVDKIGEVIGPKGKMINSITEETGAEITIEDDGTIYVGAADGPSAEAAIDKINAIANPQLPKVGERFLGTVVKTAAFGAFVSLLPGKDGLVHISKLGNGKRIGKVEDVVNVGDKLRVEIADIDSRGKISLVLVDDEAEQAEGEAKPEAETSAQ; the protein is encoded by the coding sequence ATGCTCCTGCCGTGGGCCTCACGAACTGAGGAGTCAACCTTGACTGAACCCCAGATCGACGAGGGCGTGTACGAAGCCAGCGCCGTACTGGACAACGGCGCGTTCGGCACCCGGACCGTCCGGTTCGAAACGGGCCGGCTGGCCAAGCAGGCCGCCGGCAGTGTCGTCGCCTACCTCGACGACGACACCATGCTGCTGTCCGCCACCACGGCGTCCAAGCAGCCGAAGGAGCACTTCGACTTCTTCCCGCTGACCGTCGACGTCGAAGAGCGGATGTACGCCGCGGGCCGCATCCCCGGCTCGTTCTTCCGCCGAGAGGGTCGCCCGTCCACCGACGCGATCCTGACCTGCCGGCTGATCGACCGGCCGCTGCGCCCGTCCTTCGTGGACGGCCTGCGCAACGAGGTCCAGGTCGTCGTCACGGTGATGAGCCTGGCGCCCGGCGACCTCTACGACGTGCTGGCGATCAACGCCGCGTCGGCGTCCACCCAGCTGTCCGGGCTGCCGTTCTCCGGCCCGATCGGCAGCACCCGGATGGCGCTGATCGACGGCCAGTGGGTGGCCTTCCCCACCCACGAGCAGCTGGAGCGGGCCGTGTTCGACATGGTCGTCGCGGGCCGCATCGTCGGCGACGACGTGGCGATCATGATGGTGGAGGCAGAGGCCACGGACAAGACCGTCCACCTGGTCGCCGACGGTGCGCAGGCGCCGACCGAGGAGGTCGTCGCCGACGGTCTGGAGGCGGCGAAGCCGTTCATCCGGACCCTGTGCCAGGCGCAGCAGCAGCTCGCGCAGGCCGCCGCCAAGGCCGTCCAGGAGTTCCCGGTGTTCCCGGCCTATGCCGAGGACGCCTTCACCGCCGTCGAGCAGGCCGTCTCCGGTGAGCTCGCCGAGGCGCTGAAGATCGCTGGCAAGCACGAGCGGGAGAACCGCCTCGACGAGATCAAGGCCGAGGTGCTGGAGAAGGTCGGCACCGGCGAAGGCCAGCAGTTCGAGGGCCGCGAGAAGGAGATCGGCGCCGCGTTCCGGTCGCTGACCAAGAAGCTGGTGCGGCAGCGGATCATCCGCGACCAGGTCCGCATCGACGGTCGCGGGCTGACCGACATCCGCAGCCTGTCCGCCGAGGTCGGCGTGATCCCGCGGGCCCACGGCTCGGCGCTGTTCGAGCGCGGCGAAACCCAGATCCTGGGCGTTTCCACGCTGAACATGCTGCGGTTGGAGCAGACCATCGACTCGTTGTCCCCGGAGACGACGAAGCGGTACATGCACCACTACAACTTCCCGCCCTACTCGACCGGTGAGACCGGCCGGGTCGGCAGCCCGAAGCGGCGCGAGATCGGCCACGGCGCGCTGGCCGAGCGTGCGTTGATGCCCGTGCTGCCGTCGCGCGAGGAGTTCCCGTACGCGCTCCGGCAGGTCTCCGAGGCGCTGGGCTCCAACGGGTCCACGTCGATGGGCTCGGTGTGCGCCTCGACGCTGTCGCTGCTGAACGCGGGCGTGCCGCTGAAGGCGCCGGTGGCCGGCATCGCGATGGGCCTGGTCTCCGACGAGGTCGACGGCCGGACCCACTACGTGGCGCTGACCGACATCCTGGGTGCCGAGGACGCCTTCGGTGACATGGACTTCAAGGTCGCCGGAACCAAGGACTTCGTCACCGCCCTGCAGCTGGACACCAAGCTGGACGGCATCCCGTCCGAGGTGCTGGCCCAGGCGCTCGGCCAGGCCCGCGACGCCCGGTTCACCATCCTCGAGGTGATGGCCGAGGCGATCGGCAAGCCCGACGAGATGAGCCCGCACGCCCCGCGGGTGACCGCCATCAACATCCCGGTGGACAAGATCGGCGAGGTCATCGGCCCGAAGGGCAAGATGATCAACTCGATCACCGAGGAGACCGGCGCGGAGATCACCATCGAGGACGACGGCACGATCTACGTCGGCGCGGCCGACGGCCCGTCCGCGGAGGCCGCGATCGACAAGATCAACGCGATCGCCAACCCGCAGCTGCCGAAGGTCGGCGAGCGCTTCCTGGGCACCGTGGTCAAGACCGCGGCCTTCGGCGCGTTCGTCTCGCTGCTGCCGGGCAAGGACGGCCTGGTGCACATCTCCAAACTGGGCAACGGCAAGCGCATCGGCAAGGTCGAGGACGTGGTCAACGTCGGCGACAAGCTGCGCGTGGAGATCGCCGACATCGACAGCCGTGGCAAGATCAGCCTGGTGCTGGTCGACGACGAGGCGGAGCAGGCCGAGGGCGAGGCCAAGCCGGAGGCCGAGACCTCGGCGCAGTGA
- a CDS encoding 2'-5' RNA ligase family protein, whose translation MRLFTALWPAEEAVRHLASAVDRLDPGRVAEATAGLRKFRFTPARRWHLTLCFHGDDADQQRVTDRLDRRVARLRETDPVPPRLRLAGAGIFRGVLWVGVEPETDSDEAALRALVRAAGGDPRGYAAHLTIARWAAGRGDRELLPGLFAGYAGPWWRPRELAVVASDLQEGARGYRTVHRAAVTGESPG comes from the coding sequence ATGCGCCTGTTCACCGCGTTGTGGCCCGCGGAGGAGGCGGTGCGGCATCTGGCATCGGCGGTGGACCGGCTCGATCCGGGCCGGGTGGCAGAGGCCACTGCCGGGTTGCGCAAATTCCGCTTCACCCCCGCGCGGCGCTGGCACCTGACGCTGTGCTTCCACGGCGACGACGCCGATCAGCAGCGCGTGACCGACCGGCTCGACCGCCGCGTCGCCCGGCTGCGGGAGACCGACCCGGTCCCGCCGCGCCTCCGGCTGGCCGGCGCGGGGATTTTCCGCGGCGTGTTGTGGGTCGGCGTCGAGCCTGAGACCGACTCCGACGAAGCCGCGCTGCGGGCGCTGGTGCGCGCGGCCGGTGGCGATCCGCGCGGTTACGCAGCGCATCTCACCATCGCCAGGTGGGCCGCCGGGCGCGGCGACCGGGAGTTGCTGCCCGGCCTGTTCGCCGGCTACGCCGGCCCGTGGTGGCGGCCGCGCGAACTCGCCGTCGTGGCCAGTGACCTGCAAGAAGGCGCCCGCGGGTACCGGACGGTGCACCGTGCCGCGGTAACGGGCGAGTCACCGGGCTGA
- a CDS encoding helix-turn-helix domain-containing protein encodes MGGAKVTESSNVQRNLALQRQWYGEPLGDRVRRLVVAFRISQAQLAEVLGISAPMLSQVMSGRRAKIGNPSVLARLVMLERKVLVPGVAAGESDAIKQALEDVRHSRPSVGRDNLPVMQVANGEEAAWPVLREVAKPSELESAASLLEGRYPALAQLLRRAANGEPD; translated from the coding sequence ATGGGGGGAGCGAAGGTGACGGAGAGCAGCAACGTCCAGCGGAACCTGGCGCTGCAACGGCAGTGGTACGGCGAGCCGCTCGGGGACCGGGTGCGTCGCCTGGTCGTTGCGTTCCGCATCTCGCAGGCCCAGCTCGCCGAGGTGCTGGGGATCAGCGCACCGATGCTCAGCCAGGTGATGAGCGGGCGCCGCGCCAAGATCGGCAACCCCTCGGTGCTGGCCCGGCTGGTGATGCTGGAGCGCAAGGTGCTCGTCCCCGGTGTCGCGGCGGGCGAATCGGATGCGATCAAGCAGGCGTTGGAGGACGTCCGGCACTCGCGCCCGTCGGTGGGGCGGGACAATCTGCCGGTCATGCAGGTCGCCAACGGCGAGGAAGCGGCCTGGCCGGTGTTGCGCGAGGTGGCCAAGCCCAGCGAACTTGAGTCGGCGGCGTCGCTGCTCGAAGGCCGCTACCCGGCGCTGGCGCAGCTGCTCCGCCGAGCCGCCAACGGCGAACCCGACTGA
- a CDS encoding bifunctional riboflavin kinase/FAD synthetase, translating into MQRWRGLEQIPGGWGRCVVTIGVFDGVHRGHQQLITHAVQQARRRNVPCVLMTFDPHPSEVVRPGSHPAQLTTLRRRAELAEQLGVEVFCVLPFTREVSRLPAEEFVHEMLVERLHAAEIVVGENFTFGHKAAGNIELLAKLGERFGFEVESDSLVSGPVRRADDAADTSVTFSSTYIRSCIDAGDVVAAASALGRYHRLEGIVVRGAGRGGKELGFPTANLSTPPHAAIPADGVYAAWFTHRRRGSGQPTRTLPAAVSVGSNPTFSGTERTVEAYVLDIDADFYGEHVELDFVQRLRSMERFDTVDALIEQMHQDVAETRRILNADG; encoded by the coding sequence GTGCAGCGATGGCGTGGTTTGGAGCAGATCCCCGGCGGCTGGGGCCGGTGCGTGGTGACCATCGGCGTCTTCGACGGCGTGCATCGGGGGCATCAACAGCTGATCACGCACGCGGTGCAGCAAGCGCGCCGCCGCAACGTCCCCTGTGTGCTGATGACCTTCGACCCGCACCCGTCCGAGGTGGTGCGCCCGGGTAGTCATCCGGCGCAGCTGACCACCCTGCGGCGCCGCGCCGAGCTGGCCGAACAGCTCGGCGTCGAGGTGTTCTGCGTGCTGCCGTTCACCCGAGAGGTCTCGCGCCTGCCGGCCGAGGAGTTCGTGCACGAGATGCTGGTGGAGCGGCTGCACGCGGCGGAGATCGTGGTCGGCGAGAACTTCACCTTCGGCCACAAGGCGGCGGGCAACATCGAGCTGCTGGCCAAGCTCGGCGAGCGGTTCGGCTTCGAGGTCGAATCCGATTCGCTGGTCTCCGGGCCGGTGCGGCGGGCCGACGACGCGGCGGACACTTCGGTGACGTTCTCGTCGACCTACATCCGCTCCTGCATCGACGCCGGCGACGTCGTCGCCGCGGCCTCGGCTCTGGGCCGCTATCACCGGCTGGAGGGCATCGTGGTGCGCGGCGCCGGACGCGGCGGCAAGGAGCTCGGCTTCCCGACCGCGAACCTGTCCACCCCGCCGCACGCGGCGATCCCCGCCGACGGCGTCTACGCGGCCTGGTTCACGCACCGCCGACGCGGCTCGGGGCAGCCGACGCGGACCCTGCCCGCGGCGGTGTCGGTGGGCAGCAACCCGACCTTCTCCGGCACCGAGCGCACCGTCGAGGCCTACGTGCTGGACATCGATGCCGACTTCTACGGCGAGCACGTCGAACTGGACTTCGTGCAGCGGCTGCGGTCCATGGAGCGCTTCGACACCGTCGATGCGTTGATTGAGCAAATGCACCAGGACGTCGCCGAAACTCGGCGAATTCTGAATGCGGACGGGTGA
- a CDS encoding MATE family efflux transporter, giving the protein MSDPGERVSPRRVLALAVPALGVLAAEPLYVLVDTAVVGHLGAVPLAGLALGGTLFTLVSSQLTFLTYGTTARTARLHGAGRRKDAVAEGVQATWLGIGVGVGLLLLAQLLAVPIAELLAGPGPIADAAATWLRIALLGAPMVLITMVGNGWMRGVQDTARPLRYVVVGNGISAVLCPLFVYPFGWGLEGSAIANLIGQTIAAVLFVRALVAERVPLKPEPAKMRAQLGLGRDLVLRTLAFQACFLSATSVAARTGAEAAAAHQVVWQLWSFLALVLDSLAIAAQSLVGAALGAGSAPRAKGIARQVTWYGLVFGIVLGLVFAALSSPLPALFTTDGAVLSEVPHAWWFFVLLQPVAGVVFALDGVFLGAGDAAYLRTATLLSAAIGYLPLIWLALAFGWGLAGIWTGLSLFMVLRLITLLLRARSGRWAVVGATRAAAMA; this is encoded by the coding sequence GTGTCCGATCCGGGGGAACGCGTATCGCCGCGTCGAGTGCTGGCGCTCGCGGTGCCCGCGCTCGGCGTGCTGGCCGCCGAACCGCTGTACGTGCTCGTCGACACCGCAGTGGTCGGGCACCTCGGAGCGGTGCCGCTGGCCGGGCTCGCGCTAGGCGGGACGCTGTTCACGCTGGTGTCGAGCCAATTGACCTTCCTGACCTACGGCACCACGGCGCGCACCGCGCGGCTGCACGGTGCCGGACGCCGCAAGGACGCCGTCGCCGAGGGTGTGCAGGCGACCTGGCTGGGGATCGGCGTCGGCGTGGGGCTCCTGCTGCTGGCGCAGCTGCTCGCGGTCCCGATCGCGGAACTGCTGGCCGGTCCCGGCCCGATCGCCGACGCGGCCGCGACCTGGCTGCGAATCGCGTTGCTCGGGGCGCCGATGGTGCTGATCACCATGGTCGGCAACGGCTGGATGCGCGGCGTGCAGGACACCGCTCGACCGCTCCGGTATGTGGTGGTCGGCAACGGCATTTCCGCGGTGCTATGCCCGCTGTTCGTCTACCCGTTCGGCTGGGGCCTGGAGGGTTCGGCGATTGCGAACCTGATCGGCCAGACGATCGCCGCCGTGCTGTTCGTGCGGGCGCTGGTCGCCGAACGGGTGCCGCTGAAACCGGAGCCGGCGAAGATGCGCGCCCAGCTCGGTCTCGGGCGCGACCTCGTGCTGCGCACGCTCGCGTTCCAGGCGTGCTTCCTGTCGGCAACGTCGGTGGCGGCCCGGACCGGTGCGGAGGCCGCGGCCGCGCACCAGGTTGTCTGGCAGTTGTGGTCGTTCCTGGCGCTGGTGCTCGATTCGCTGGCGATCGCGGCGCAGTCGTTGGTCGGCGCGGCGCTCGGTGCGGGTTCGGCTCCGCGCGCCAAGGGGATCGCCCGGCAAGTCACCTGGTACGGCTTGGTGTTCGGCATCGTGCTCGGGCTGGTGTTCGCGGCGCTTTCGAGCCCGCTGCCCGCGTTGTTCACCACCGACGGCGCGGTGCTGTCGGAGGTCCCGCACGCCTGGTGGTTCTTCGTCCTCCTACAGCCGGTGGCGGGCGTGGTTTTCGCGCTCGACGGGGTTTTCCTGGGGGCCGGCGACGCCGCTTACCTGCGGACCGCGACGTTGCTGAGCGCGGCCATCGGCTACCTGCCGCTGATCTGGCTGGCGCTGGCGTTCGGTTGGGGGCTGGCCGGGATCTGGACCGGGCTGAGCTTGTTCATGGTCCTGCGCCTGATCACGCTGTTGCTGCGGGCCCGCTCCGGCCGCTGGGCCGTCGTCGGCGCCACACGGGCAGCCGCCATGGCGTAG